One window of the Daphnia pulex isolate KAP4 chromosome 8, ASM2113471v1 genome contains the following:
- the LOC124199786 gene encoding ATP-binding cassette subfamily G member 4-like, which translates to MDTAGMTINDRSRGTTSSRKYQEGSSFDLTFHDLSYTVGKGENAKHILRQMSGTFKSGKLTAIMGPSGAGKTSLMNILAGLKKSGIEGRVDINGAERNFKTFRKQSAYVTQQDHLLRNLTVDEYMTAAAHLKLGNTASEKDKKLTIELVLKTLGLTNTQQTRVKRLSGGECKRLSIALELIDNPAILFLDEPTSGLDSSSSLQCVTLLRDIARSGRTVVATIHQPSSRLLEHFDHLYVVADGSCMYQGSVHSLVPYLNTMNLNCPSHHNPTDFAIDVASGEYGNVLPGLIAGVENGKRIYQENSPSTPALPSISHDFRLDEGDENDTMLGGRSKKKGKNKDGLTYGAPFHYQVSILLGRTWRTIWREKILTTMRFALHVCISILLGLVYWQIGDDANEIFNNSGMIFFSLIFILYVAMMPTFLTFTLEREVLVREHLNQWYSLKAYYLAKTLADIPFQIVFPTVYLIPVYFMSNQPLCIERFSMLLAIIIAMSMVGQGIGLFFGAAFDIPVASYFAPISCIPFLLVSGFMLKFNAIPSYLSWITYLSFLHYGFEGSMLAIYDRERPPLSCSQSYCHFRYPVKFLEQFDLTQSSYFLAIVGMLMCFIVVRVAGYFALLFKLRHIR; encoded by the exons ATGGATACTGCTGGCATGACGATAAATGACAGAAGTCGAGGGACGACATCATCTCGGAAATATCAAGAGGGCTCATCATTTGATCTGACTTTCCATGATCTGAGTTACACTGTaggaaaag gagAAAATGCAAAACACATTTTACGTCAAATGAGTGGCACATTCAAATCGGGCAAGCTGACGGCCATCATGGGACCTTCTGGAGCAGGGAAAACCTCCCTTATGAACATTTTAGCTGGTTTAAA GAAAAGTGGAATAGAAGGCCGGGTCGACATTAATGGCGCCGAACGGAATTTCAAAACGTTCCGCAAGCAGTCGGCTTACGTAACGCAACAAGATCATCTTTTGAGAAACTTAACTGTCGATGAGTACATGACTGCCGCGGCCCATTTGAAATTAGGAAACACTGCTtctgaaaaagacaaaaaactaACG ATTGAGTTGGTTCTGAAGACATTAGGATTGACGAACACTCAGCAAACAAGAGTGAAGCGCTTATCCGGTGGTGAATGTAAAAGGCTTTCCATCGCATTGGAATTAATCGACAATCCCGCCATCCTATTTCTGGACGAACCAACCAG cggTTTGGACAGCTCGTCCAGTTTGCAGTGCGTAACGCTATTGCGTGACATCGCCAGAAGCGGACGTAcg GTGGTCGCTACCATCCACCAGCCCAGTTCGAGATTACTGGAACATTTCGATCATCTTTACGTCGTCGCAGATGGTTCGTGCATGTACCAGGGATCTGTCCATTCTTTAGTCCCTTATCTCAACACGATGAATTTGAACTGTCCTAGTCACCACAATCCGACAGATTTTG CAATTGATGTGGCGTCTGGAGAATACGGTAACGTCCTTCCCGGACTGATAGCTGGTGTAGAAAACGGAAAGCGTATTTATCAGGAAAATTCGCCATCAACTCCAGCATTACCGTCTATAAGCCACG ACTTTAGACTTGATGAAGGTGATGAAAATGACACCATGTTAGGCGGCCGctcgaagaaaaaaggaaagaataaggATGGATTAACGTACGGTGCACCTTTTCATTATCAAGTTTCTATTCTACTTGGACGAACCTGGCGAACTATTTGGAGAGAAAAG ATTCTGACGACAATGCGTTTCGCTCTTCACGTTTGCATTTCCATCCTGTTGGGCTTAGTTTATTGGCAGATCGGGGACGACGCCAATGAGATATTCAACAACAGCGGCATGATTTTCTTTagtctaatttttattttgtacgtAGCCATGATGCCAACATTTCTGACTT TTACACTTGAGAGGGAGGTACTGGTTCGGGAACATTTAAACCAATGGTACAGTCTCAAAGCGTACTACCTTGCCAAAACGCTGGCCGACATACCTTTTCAAATAGTCTTTCCTACTGTATACTTAATCCCTGTATACTTCATGAGTAACCAACCGTTGTGCATAGAACGCTTCAGTATGCTGCTGGCCATTATAATCGCAATGTCCATGGTCGGACAAGGCATCGGACTGTTTTTCGGTGCCGCGTTTGACATTCCAGTAGCCTCCTACTTTGCTCCAATCAGCTGTATTCCCTTCTTGCTAGTATCGGGCTTCATGCTCAAATTTAACGCTATTCCATCTTACTTGAGCTGGATAACCTACCTCAGTTTCTTACACTACGGTTTTGAAGGATCTATGTTAGCCATCTACGACCGAGAGCGTCCGCCGCTCAGTTGCTCTCAATCGTATTGTCATTTTCGGTACCCCGTCAAGTTTTTGGAACAATTCGACTTGACTCAGAGTTCCTACTTTTTGGCAATAGTTGGAATGCTGATGTGTTTTATCGTGGTACGAGTGGCTGGCTATTTCGCGTTGCTTTTCAAATTGCGACACATACGTTGA